The window ACATCGGAGCGATTGGTCCGAAGACCGGCATCATCTTCAAGGTTCACACGTCGAACTATCGAATCGAAGGCTTTACCAAGGAAGTCAGTGCCCGCGAACTGGCGACGTTGGCCTCTGAACGTAAGATCCCGATGGTTCACGATCTCGGTTCTGGAACACTTGTCGATCTTGTGCAGTTCGGTCTTGCCCATGAGCCGACGGTTGCGGAAGCGATTGCGGATGGAGCCGATGTGGTGACTTTCTCCGGCGACAAACTGCTCGGTGGTCCGCAAGCGGGACTTATCGTGGGCCGCAAGGATCTAATCGCTGCCATCAATCGCAACCCTATGAAGCGAGCCCTGCGTCTCGACAAGATGCGGATCGCGGCGCTTGAGGCGACGCTCAAGCTCCATCGCAATCCCGATGGGCTCAAGCAACAGTTGCCGACTTTTCGACTGTTGTCGCTTTCCAAGACCGAGATAGAGGCACGTGCACGCCGGATGCTCCGGGCCGTGCAAGTGTCGGTCGGCACTTTATTCAAAGTTGAAATCGTGGATTGCCTGAGCCAGATCGGTTCAGGGGCTCTTCCGCTGGTTACCTTGCCAAGCGCCGGGCTTGCCGTTCGTCCGTCCTCGGCGCGTGGAGGCGGCCGCCTCTTGAAGCACCTGGCTGCCAGGTTTCGCAACCTGGACATTCCTGTCATCGGAAGAATCGAAGATCAGGCATTGGTCCTCGACCTGCGATGTCTCGATGATGAGCGCGCGTTCGCGGAAAATCTCATATCGCTCGATCTTGCGGAGAAGAGCAATGCGAGGGCCTGATTCTCATGCGGAGAAATCTGGCGCGCGCTCGGTGCTGGATCAAATGGACGCGGCTTCCGAAGCGTTCGGGGCGGGAGACTATCTGACGGCGCTCGAGATATGGGGACCGCTTGCTCATGCGGGAATCGCGCGGGCGCAGGCTCATATCGGCACATGCTTCGCCGAAGGCTGGGGGGTCGAGCCGGATTTGGAGCTCGCGGTGCGCTGGCTGACGCTATCAGCGGATGCAGGAGACTCTGCCGGGCAACGAAATCTGGCGGCTCTCTATTTCAGAGGTGACGGCGTCAAGGAGAATTTCAAGCGCGCCGCCATACTTTACCGGTCTGCCTCGGAGGCCGGCGACGGGCCAGCACAGGACATGCTGAGCTGGATGCTGCTGGAAGGTAAAGTTATGGTGCACGACTATGCTGAGGCGCGGAAGTGGGCGCTGGCAGCAGCCAAACAAAACGTAGCTTCGTCCATGACGCGCCTTGGAATGATCTATCACAATGCTCTTGGCGTTGAGCGCAATCCGGGCCTCTCGGTTCACTGGTGGCGTCGGGGTGCCGAACGTGGCGATGCGGATGGTCAAGCCATGCTCGGCGCGGCCTATTATCTGGGGGCGGGCGTCAATCGGGATCCGGGCCAGGCCCTGACCTGGCTGTTGCGCGCGCAAGCTGGCAATAGTGCGCTTGCCTCTCGATTTCTCGCTGCGGCCCGGGCAGCACTCACAGAACCCGAGATAGCCGAGGCGGAGCAGCGCGCCGCGAGGCCGCTGCCCGAACCGTCACCATGATTATCGGAACTGCAGGCCATATCGACCACGGTAAAACGTCTCTCGTGCGCGCGCTTACCGGCGTGGATACGGATCGCCTGAAGGAAGAAAAGGCGCGTGGCATTTCCATCGATCTCGGCTTTGCTTATCTCTCCGCCCCAAACGGTTTGGTTCTTGGGTTTGTCGACGTTCCCGGCCACGAGAAATTCATTCACAACATGCTGGCCGGAGCTACAGGAATCGACTTCGTGATTCTGGTTGTGGCCGCCGATGACGGAATAAAGCCCCAGACGCTGGAACACCTCGCCATCGTCGATCTGCTCGGGATAGAGAGGGGTATTGTCGCCCTGACGAAGATCGATCTGGTCTCCTCGTCGCGTCTGGCCGATGTATCAACGGACATTGCTCAGGTGTTGCAACAAACGAAGCTGTCTGGCGCTGCGATTGTCCCGGTGTCGACGGTGAGCGGCGAGGGCATCGCTGACTTTCGCGAACATCTGTTCGGTGTTGCCCGGACAGTCGGAGAACGGGCTGCATTGGGTCGTTTCCGTCTCGCCGTCGATCGGTCGTTCATCCTGACCGGTGCTGGAACGATCGTCACCGGCACGGTCCTGTCTGGCGCGGTCTCGAAAGACGATCGCGTGATGATTTCCCCCACAGGCCTGCAGGCCCGCGTAAGATCAATCCATGCTCAGAATCATCCAAGCACTCGAGGCGTCGCGGGACAGCGATGTGCTCTCAACCTCGTGGGAGACGGCATCAGCAAGGATGCGATCTCTCGCGGCGACATGGTTCTCGACCCCGATCTGCACGCGCCCACGAACCGGATCGATGTCGATCTGCGGCTGCTTGCCTCCGAGGTAAAATCTGTCGGGCAATGGATGCCCGTTCGCCTGTTTCATGCTTCCGCAGATGTTGGCGCCCGTCTGGTATTGCTGGAAGATGCGCCGTTAGGGCCCGGCCAAACAGGCCGCGTGCAATTGGTCTTGGACCGGCCGATTGCCGCGGCCGTCGGGGATCGTTTCGTGGTTCGCGATACCACCGGCCAGCGCACAATCGGTGGCGGAAGATTTTTGGATCTGCGTGCGCCAGCTCGCAAGCGCCGGACGCCGGAGCGGCTTGCCCAATTGCGGGCTCGCAGTATTGACGTTCCCGAGGGAGCGCTGGCGGCTATGCTC is drawn from Nitrobacteraceae bacterium AZCC 2146 and contains these coding sequences:
- a CDS encoding L-seryl-tRNA(Ser) seleniumtransferase (product_source=KO:K01042; cath_funfam=3.40.640.10; cog=COG1921; ko=KO:K01042; pfam=PF03841,PF12390; superfamily=53383; tigrfam=TIGR00474); its protein translation is MAKTATANLRKLPSVDEVLRTVHAGEAVKRFGRAAVVGAVRRVISESRANGGIPSKPDEVTSGVLALLQAQETPKLRPVFNLTGTVLHTNLGRAILAEAAIEAAVSAMRSAVTLEFDLESGRRGERDDHLRDLLCELTGAEDATVVNNNAAAVLVVLNTLAHRREAIVSRGELIEIGGAFRMPEIMSRAGTKLVEVGTTNRTHKKDYIGAIGPKTGIIFKVHTSNYRIEGFTKEVSARELATLASERKIPMVHDLGSGTLVDLVQFGLAHEPTVAEAIADGADVVTFSGDKLLGGPQAGLIVGRKDLIAAINRNPMKRALRLDKMRIAALEATLKLHRNPDGLKQQLPTFRLLSLSKTEIEARARRMLRAVQVSVGTLFKVEIVDCLSQIGSGALPLVTLPSAGLAVRPSSARGGGRLLKHLAARFRNLDIPVIGRIEDQALVLDLRCLDDERAFAENLISLDLAEKSNARA
- a CDS encoding TPR repeat protein (product_source=COG0790; cath_funfam=1.25.40.10; cog=COG0790; ko=KO:K07126; pfam=PF08238; smart=SM00671; superfamily=81901); protein product: MRGPDSHAEKSGARSVLDQMDAASEAFGAGDYLTALEIWGPLAHAGIARAQAHIGTCFAEGWGVEPDLELAVRWLTLSADAGDSAGQRNLAALYFRGDGVKENFKRAAILYRSASEAGDGPAQDMLSWMLLEGKVMVHDYAEARKWALAAAKQNVASSMTRLGMIYHNALGVERNPGLSVHWWRRGAERGDADGQAMLGAAYYLGAGVNRDPGQALTWLLRAQAGNSALASRFLAAARAALTEPEIAEAEQRAARPLPEPSP
- a CDS encoding selenocysteine-specific elongation factor (product_source=KO:K03833; cath_funfam=1.10.10.10,2.40.30.10,3.40.50.300; cog=COG3276; ko=KO:K03833; pfam=PF00009,PF03144,PF09106,PF09107; superfamily=46785,50447,50465,52540; tigrfam=TIGR00475), producing the protein MIIGTAGHIDHGKTSLVRALTGVDTDRLKEEKARGISIDLGFAYLSAPNGLVLGFVDVPGHEKFIHNMLAGATGIDFVILVVAADDGIKPQTLEHLAIVDLLGIERGIVALTKIDLVSSSRLADVSTDIAQVLQQTKLSGAAIVPVSTVSGEGIADFREHLFGVARTVGERAALGRFRLAVDRSFILTGAGTIVTGTVLSGAVSKDDRVMISPTGLQARVRSIHAQNHPSTRGVAGQRCALNLVGDGISKDAISRGDMVLDPDLHAPTNRIDVDLRLLASEVKSVGQWMPVRLFHASADVGARLVLLEDAPLGPGQTGRVQLVLDRPIAAAVGDRFVVRDTTGQRTIGGGRFLDLRAPARKRRTPERLAQLRARSIDVPEGALAAMLDIAPRFVELSVFARDRALSESRIQEIVERLSIVTSQTAGGVFAMSAPVWLEFKRALLTKLQTFHADNPDLQGIGLDRLRMQLEPRLPVLALRSILQGFARAKDVALDGAWVRLAGHEVRLIDEDGKLWTKMAILLSGPERFRPPRVRDIATVLGLHEADVRRLLKLLGRMGKVDEVAHDHFFLRTTVAEMVGIIVDLSQSQPLGQFTASQFRDRVDSGRKVAIQILEFFDRHGVTLRRGDLRRINTQRLDLFSRSSEHEADYTQNSGGESSPVGRPDFKSGRGRESVLGGFDSLSLPPR